In a single window of the Streptomyces sp. NBC_00285 genome:
- a CDS encoding SsgA family sporulation/cell division regulator — translation MNSFVHKTAHKTLVVQLQTGGTGRCPVLAHLGYDAADPFAVTAVFSHDGRVLARWRLDREMLAEGMCGPVGVGDVRLNPVSTGVWEELRMEFFGDARSDGGRQHAVVFAWAPALASFLRETREIVPPGQEEVSVDDFLASVIAGG, via the coding sequence GTGAACTCCTTCGTCCACAAGACCGCGCACAAGACTCTCGTCGTGCAACTCCAGACCGGCGGCACGGGCCGTTGCCCCGTCCTCGCCCACCTGGGGTACGACGCTGCGGACCCGTTCGCCGTCACCGCCGTGTTCAGCCATGACGGCCGGGTGCTGGCGCGGTGGCGGCTGGACCGGGAGATGCTCGCCGAGGGGATGTGCGGTCCGGTCGGGGTCGGGGACGTGCGCCTGAACCCCGTCTCGACCGGCGTCTGGGAGGAACTGCGCATGGAGTTCTTCGGCGACGCCCGCTCCGACGGGGGCCGCCAGCACGCCGTGGTCTTCGCCTGGGCTCCGGCGCTGGCCTCCTTCCTGCGCGAGACGCGTGAGATCGTCCCGCCGGGGCAGGAGGAGGTCAGCGTCGACGACTTCCTGGCCTCCGTCATCGCCGGCGGCTGA
- a CDS encoding DUF2238 domain-containing protein, protein MTAVRRPLPVLLACAVVAALALSAWGPRDRTTWFLETVWILVGLPLIVLTWRRFPLTDLLCCLLALHSLVLMVGGHYTYAQVPLGDWVRDTFGLDRNPYDRFGHLMQGFVPAVLVRELLSRTSPLRGSRWLAPLTVCACLAFSAVFEMLEWAAAVIGGQAADAFLATQGDVWDTQWDMFCALIGATVSVLVLSRLHDRQLDEPGLTASYSGAGSTAAARTSTAGTSRRLP, encoded by the coding sequence ATGACCGCTGTGCGACGGCCCCTGCCCGTCCTGCTCGCCTGTGCCGTGGTCGCCGCGCTGGCCCTGTCCGCATGGGGCCCGCGTGATCGCACCACCTGGTTCCTTGAGACGGTGTGGATCCTGGTCGGGCTGCCGCTGATCGTGCTCACCTGGCGCCGCTTCCCCCTGACCGACCTGCTGTGCTGTCTGCTGGCACTCCACTCGCTCGTGCTCATGGTGGGCGGTCACTACACCTACGCGCAGGTGCCGCTCGGTGACTGGGTGCGCGACACCTTCGGTCTCGACCGCAATCCGTACGACCGTTTCGGCCACCTCATGCAGGGCTTCGTACCGGCGGTCCTGGTGCGGGAGCTGCTCAGCCGTACGTCACCGCTGCGGGGCAGCCGCTGGCTGGCACCGCTGACGGTGTGCGCGTGTCTGGCCTTCAGCGCCGTCTTCGAGATGCTGGAGTGGGCGGCCGCGGTGATCGGCGGTCAGGCGGCGGACGCCTTCCTGGCCACGCAGGGGGACGTGTGGGACACCCAGTGGGACATGTTCTGCGCGCTGATCGGCGCCACGGTCTCGGTCCTGGTGCTCTCACGCCTGCACGACCGGCAGCTGGACGAGCCGGGCCTCACCGCGTCGTATAGCGGCGCCGGGTCCACAGCGGCAGCACGAACCAGCACAGCAGGTACCAGCCGACGACTCCCGTGA
- a CDS encoding DUF6328 family protein has translation MVETVRRTGRDETEDERADRMWGELIQEVRVAQTGVQILFGFLLTVVFTPKYAGLAHADQVIYIVTVVLGACATGALIGPVSLHRLVSGRRIKSQAVQWASRLTFVGLVLLLATMTAALLLVLRVATHDDWVPWLVTGVVGWYLLCWFVLPLWTRRRYTTR, from the coding sequence ATGGTCGAGACGGTGAGACGAACGGGCCGCGACGAGACTGAGGACGAGCGCGCGGACCGCATGTGGGGCGAACTCATCCAGGAGGTCCGCGTCGCGCAGACAGGCGTGCAGATCCTGTTCGGCTTCCTGCTCACCGTGGTGTTCACACCGAAGTACGCCGGTCTGGCCCACGCGGACCAGGTGATCTACATCGTGACCGTCGTCCTCGGCGCCTGCGCGACCGGCGCCCTCATCGGGCCGGTGTCCCTGCACCGCCTGGTGTCGGGCCGGCGTATCAAGTCGCAGGCCGTGCAGTGGGCCTCCCGGCTGACCTTCGTGGGCCTCGTCCTGCTTCTGGCGACGATGACGGCCGCCCTGCTGCTGGTCCTGCGGGTGGCGACCCACGACGACTGGGTGCCCTGGCTCGTCACGGGAGTCGTCGGCTGGTACCTGCTGTGCTGGTTCGTGCTGCCGCTGTGGACCCGGCGCCGCTATACGACGCGGTGA
- a CDS encoding aldo/keto reductase: MDERTFGRSQQHASVVGLGTWQLGADWGDVDDKEALSVLEAAAESGVTFFDTADVYGDGRSEQTIATFLRSRPDLHVLVATKMGRRVDQIPENYVLDNFRAWNDRSRRNLGVDRVDLVQLHCPPTPVYSTDEVFDALDTLVEEERIAHYGVSVETCEEALTAIARPGVASVQIILNAFRMKPLREVLPAAREAGVGIIARVPLASGLLSGKYTKDTVFPENDHRAYNRHGESFDVGETFSGVDYATGVEAAAEFSALAPEGCTPAQLALRWIIEQPGVTTVIPGARSPEQARANAAAGKLPPLSGETLSAIRDLYDRRIKDQVENRW; encoded by the coding sequence ATGGACGAGCGCACTTTCGGCAGGTCTCAGCAGCACGCATCCGTCGTCGGACTCGGCACCTGGCAGCTGGGGGCCGACTGGGGAGACGTCGACGACAAGGAAGCCCTCTCGGTACTGGAGGCGGCGGCCGAGTCGGGGGTCACCTTCTTCGACACGGCCGACGTGTACGGCGACGGACGCAGCGAGCAGACCATCGCCACGTTCCTGCGGAGCAGGCCCGACCTTCATGTGCTGGTCGCGACGAAGATGGGCCGCCGCGTCGACCAGATCCCGGAGAACTACGTACTCGACAACTTCCGCGCCTGGAACGACCGTTCGCGCCGCAACCTCGGCGTGGACCGCGTCGATCTGGTCCAGTTGCACTGTCCGCCGACGCCCGTCTACTCCACGGACGAGGTGTTCGACGCCCTGGACACCCTGGTCGAGGAGGAGCGCATCGCCCACTACGGCGTCAGCGTGGAGACCTGCGAGGAGGCACTGACCGCGATCGCCCGGCCGGGCGTGGCGAGCGTGCAGATCATCCTCAACGCCTTCCGGATGAAGCCGCTGCGCGAGGTGCTCCCCGCCGCCCGGGAAGCGGGCGTCGGCATCATCGCCCGCGTCCCGCTTGCCTCGGGCCTGCTGTCCGGCAAGTACACCAAGGACACCGTCTTCCCGGAGAACGACCACCGCGCCTACAACCGGCACGGCGAGTCCTTCGACGTCGGTGAGACCTTCTCCGGCGTCGACTACGCGACCGGCGTGGAAGCCGCGGCCGAGTTCTCCGCCCTCGCCCCCGAGGGCTGCACCCCGGCCCAGCTCGCCCTGCGCTGGATCATCGAGCAGCCCGGCGTCACCACCGTCATCCCCGGCGCCCGCTCACCCGAGCAGGCCCGCGCCAACGCGGCCGCCGGGAAGCTGCCGCCGCTGTCCGGCGAGACCCTCTCGGCGATCCGCGACCTCTACGACCGCCGGATCAAGGACCAGGTCGAGAACCGCTGGTGA
- a CDS encoding cholesterol oxidase substrate-binding domain-containing protein — MSAAALAAAPILLPADPAAGAEELPGFPADVPLHRSAYRNWAGEITADGLWACAPRDPDQVVEIVNWAWRHGWRVRARGSSHGWSPLTVTEGTDSDAPVLLVDTASHLTGLSLDSASAVRAGTGVTLEALLTRLEEHGLGVTAAPAPGDLTLGGALAVDAHGTAVPADGEKRLPGQTYGSLSNRIMALTAVVWDEDSGAYALREFSRAEADSAALLTHLGRAFVTEVVLRVGADSKVRCVSRVDIPAAELFAAPGGDGRTFASFLEEAGRVEAIWFAFTEFPWLKVWSVAPTRPLTSRRVTSPYNYPFSDNVPTLVADLAGRMVSDAAWYLAPVLGNAQLDVATVGLTATLSADIWGPSKNTLLYIRPTTLRVTANGYAVLTERDQVQRVLAEFTDFYRQRLTAYAAQGRFPVNGTVEIRVTGLDDPAEVEVAGARAPLLSALRADPARPERDTAVWLDILTLPGTPHAEAFLREIEQFLFDGYDGTRVEWSKGWAYTDAAAWDDDEVLGTTVPGSFGEAVWGQAAGVLDRLDPHGVFGNAFLDRLFR, encoded by the coding sequence ATGAGTGCCGCCGCCCTGGCCGCCGCACCGATTCTGCTGCCCGCCGATCCGGCGGCGGGCGCCGAGGAGCTGCCCGGCTTCCCGGCCGACGTTCCCCTCCACCGCTCGGCCTACCGGAACTGGGCGGGTGAGATCACCGCCGACGGGCTGTGGGCCTGCGCGCCGAGAGATCCGGACCAGGTGGTCGAGATCGTCAACTGGGCCTGGCGGCACGGCTGGCGGGTCCGCGCCCGTGGCTCCTCGCACGGCTGGTCGCCCCTGACCGTCACCGAGGGCACGGACTCGGACGCACCCGTCCTCCTCGTCGACACCGCCTCCCACCTCACCGGGCTGTCCCTGGACTCCGCCTCGGCGGTGCGCGCCGGCACCGGCGTCACGCTGGAGGCCCTGCTCACCCGGCTGGAGGAACACGGGCTCGGGGTCACCGCCGCGCCCGCACCCGGCGACCTCACCCTGGGCGGGGCGCTGGCGGTCGACGCACACGGCACCGCCGTCCCCGCCGACGGGGAGAAACGGCTGCCGGGGCAGACGTACGGCTCGCTGAGCAATCGCATCATGGCGCTGACGGCGGTGGTGTGGGACGAGGACAGCGGGGCGTACGCACTGCGGGAGTTCAGCCGTGCCGAGGCCGACAGTGCCGCGCTGCTCACCCATCTGGGGCGCGCCTTCGTCACCGAGGTCGTACTGAGGGTGGGTGCCGACAGCAAGGTGCGGTGCGTGAGCCGCGTCGACATCCCGGCGGCCGAGCTGTTCGCCGCGCCCGGTGGGGACGGGCGGACCTTCGCGAGCTTCCTGGAGGAGGCGGGGCGGGTCGAGGCGATCTGGTTCGCCTTCACGGAGTTCCCCTGGCTGAAGGTGTGGAGCGTGGCGCCGACCAGGCCGCTGACCTCACGGCGGGTCACCTCGCCGTACAACTATCCCTTCTCCGACAACGTGCCGACCCTGGTGGCGGACCTGGCCGGGCGGATGGTGTCGGACGCGGCCTGGTACCTGGCGCCGGTGCTCGGGAACGCACAGCTCGACGTGGCGACGGTGGGGCTCACGGCGACGCTGTCGGCGGACATCTGGGGGCCGTCCAAGAACACGCTGCTGTACATCAGGCCGACGACCCTGCGGGTGACCGCGAACGGGTACGCGGTACTGACCGAGCGGGATCAAGTGCAGCGCGTACTCGCCGAGTTCACGGACTTCTACCGTCAACGCCTGACCGCGTACGCCGCGCAGGGGCGCTTCCCGGTCAACGGGACCGTCGAGATCCGGGTGACCGGGCTCGACGATCCGGCCGAGGTGGAGGTGGCGGGTGCACGGGCTCCGCTGCTGTCGGCCCTGCGGGCGGATCCGGCCCGTCCCGAGCGGGACACGGCGGTTTGGCTGGACATCCTGACGCTGCCGGGCACGCCGCACGCGGAGGCCTTCCTGCGGGAGATCGAGCAGTTCCTCTTCGACGGCTACGACGGGACCCGCGTCGAGTGGTCCAAGGGGTGGGCCTACACGGACGCCGCCGCCTGGGACGACGACGAGGTGCTGGGGACGACGGTTCCCGGGTCGTTCGGTGAGGCGGTGTGGGGGCAGGCGGCCGGGGTGCTGGACCGGCTCGATCCGCACGGCGTCTTCGGCAACGCCTTTCTGGACCGTCTGTTCCGTTAG
- a CDS encoding TetR/AcrR family transcriptional regulator — translation MRAVSTTPTTTTTPTRRDAETTKAAILRAARYLLARTPHVDITLKAVAERAGVSPPLIVKYFGNKDALLARVMSFESDAADLLDAPLADLGRHMVRHVLTGQIERGADPLLRIAFAPVQGEHGDILRVNFRTQVVERLAERLQGADAGLRAELAVGTLLGLGVMYGIARGADLRATAVEDVVNRYAPTVQAHLTP, via the coding sequence ATGAGGGCCGTGAGCACCACACCCACCACCACCACCACACCCACTCGCCGGGACGCCGAGACGACCAAGGCCGCCATCCTGAGGGCGGCACGCTACCTCCTGGCCCGCACCCCCCACGTCGACATCACCCTCAAGGCGGTCGCCGAACGCGCCGGAGTCAGCCCGCCGTTGATCGTGAAGTACTTCGGCAACAAGGACGCCCTGCTCGCCCGTGTCATGTCCTTCGAGTCCGACGCGGCCGACCTCCTCGACGCCCCTTTGGCGGACCTGGGCCGCCACATGGTCCGTCACGTCCTCACGGGCCAGATCGAACGCGGTGCCGACCCTCTCCTGAGGATCGCCTTCGCCCCGGTTCAGGGCGAACACGGCGACATCCTGCGCGTCAACTTCCGCACCCAGGTGGTCGAACGCCTCGCGGAGCGCCTCCAGGGTGCCGACGCCGGCCTGCGGGCCGAACTGGCTGTGGGCACCCTGCTCGGGCTGGGCGTGATGTACGGCATCGCCCGGGGCGCCGACCTGAGGGCGACGGCGGTGGAGGACGTGGTGAACCGCTACGCCCCCACGGTCCAGGCCCACTTGACGCCTTAG
- a CDS encoding MFS transporter — MDQQGPISPPRGASLRKRLTVPVLAMCGVLMAVMQTVVVPLLPDLPRLTHSSAAAVSWMVTATLLAGAVLTPVLGRAGDMYGKRKVLTGALALMTVGSVMCALSSDITVLIAARALQGAAAAVVPLSISILRDELPPERRGSAVAMMSSTVGIGAALGLPLAAMVVQYADWHTMFWLTSGLGALGVAAVSWAVRESPVRQPGRFDIAGALGLAVGLISLLLGVSQGGQWGWAGTRVLALFLTSVVVLALWWWRQLRTEQPLVDLRLVTRPRVGLSHVAALLTGFAFYANSLVTAQLVQAPKETGYGLGLSIVATGLCLLPGGVTMLLFSPLSARISATRGPRITLALGAAVIACGYAVRIADSRDLWMIILGATVVATGTTLAYSALPTLILRAVPAEQTASANGVNVLMRTIGQAVSSAAVAAVLVHHAGPLGGVAVPTLHGYLLAFAMAGTVALAACAAALTIPADSAPEKPRRAKDTTREARDEAMEGI, encoded by the coding sequence ATGGACCAGCAGGGCCCCATATCCCCGCCGCGCGGAGCGAGTCTGCGGAAGCGGCTCACCGTGCCGGTCCTGGCGATGTGCGGCGTCCTCATGGCCGTCATGCAGACCGTGGTCGTCCCCCTGCTTCCGGACCTGCCCCGGCTGACGCATTCCTCGGCCGCCGCCGTGTCCTGGATGGTCACCGCGACCCTGCTGGCCGGAGCCGTCCTCACCCCGGTGCTCGGCCGGGCCGGCGACATGTACGGCAAGCGCAAGGTCCTGACCGGAGCCCTCGCCCTGATGACGGTCGGCTCGGTGATGTGCGCCCTCTCGTCCGACATCACCGTACTCATCGCGGCCCGGGCCCTTCAGGGTGCCGCCGCCGCCGTCGTGCCGTTGTCGATCAGCATCCTGCGCGACGAACTGCCGCCCGAGCGCCGGGGTTCCGCGGTCGCGATGATGAGCTCCACGGTCGGCATCGGCGCCGCCCTGGGCCTGCCGCTGGCCGCGATGGTCGTCCAGTACGCCGACTGGCACACCATGTTCTGGCTCACCAGCGGGCTCGGCGCGCTCGGTGTCGCGGCCGTGTCGTGGGCGGTCCGCGAGTCGCCCGTGCGGCAGCCCGGCCGCTTCGACATCGCAGGCGCCCTGGGGCTGGCCGTCGGACTGATCAGCCTGCTGCTCGGGGTCTCCCAGGGCGGACAGTGGGGCTGGGCCGGCACCCGGGTCCTGGCGCTGTTCCTCACGTCCGTCGTGGTCCTCGCCCTGTGGTGGTGGCGCCAACTGCGCACCGAACAGCCGCTGGTCGACCTGCGGCTCGTCACCCGGCCCCGGGTGGGTCTGTCGCACGTGGCCGCCCTGCTCACCGGCTTCGCCTTCTACGCCAACTCCCTGGTGACGGCCCAGCTGGTGCAGGCTCCGAAGGAGACCGGCTACGGGCTCGGCCTGTCGATCGTGGCCACCGGCCTGTGCCTGCTGCCCGGCGGCGTCACCATGCTGCTGTTCTCGCCCCTCTCCGCACGGATCTCCGCGACCCGCGGTCCGCGCATCACCCTCGCCCTCGGCGCCGCGGTCATCGCATGCGGCTACGCGGTACGCATCGCGGACAGCCGGGACCTGTGGATGATCATCCTGGGCGCCACTGTGGTGGCCACCGGTACCACCCTGGCCTACTCGGCCCTGCCCACCCTGATCCTGCGAGCCGTCCCCGCCGAGCAGACGGCCTCCGCCAACGGCGTCAACGTCCTGATGCGCACCATCGGCCAGGCCGTCTCCAGCGCGGCGGTCGCGGCAGTGCTCGTCCACCATGCCGGCCCGCTCGGCGGTGTCGCGGTGCCCACCCTGCACGGCTACCTGCTGGCCTTCGCCATGGCGGGTACGGTCGCTCTGGCGGCCTGCGCGGCGGCCCTGACCATTCCCGCAGACTCCGCGCCCGAGAAGCCCCGCCGGGCCAAGGACACCACCAGGGAAGCGCGGGACGAGGCGATGGAGGGAATATGA
- a CDS encoding FAD-dependent monooxygenase — protein sequence MRVKVACIGGGPAGLYLSILLKRQDPSHDITVHERDLEGSTYGWGVTYWRGLLDKLHEHDPESARAVEEASVTWNEGEARVRDLVTRRPSDEGFGIGRHRLLEILAARARALGVQLEFEHEITGDNVPEADLVVAGDGVHSALRTRHADHFGAETKMGRNRYIWLGTSKVFDSFTFAFAETDHGWIWCYGYAFSPERSTCVVECAPETWTGLGLDRADEADGMALLEKLFADILDGHPLIGRSTGSGGAQWLSFRTLTNQTWQRDNVVLLGDAAHTTHYSVGAGTTLALEDAIALADALREPPSLPQALARYERQRRSELLSIQSAARYSAQWYENLPRYIGLPPEQMFALLGQRHSPLLPYVPPQLYYRIDKAAGQLEALRRLKRWLGPKVARTVHARELSVRASDARASDARTSDARK from the coding sequence GTGCGCGTGAAGGTCGCCTGCATCGGCGGCGGGCCCGCCGGCCTGTATCTCTCCATCCTGCTGAAACGGCAGGACCCGTCCCACGACATCACTGTCCACGAGCGCGACCTGGAGGGTTCGACCTACGGCTGGGGCGTCACCTACTGGCGCGGACTGCTCGACAAACTCCACGAACACGACCCCGAGTCGGCCCGCGCCGTCGAGGAGGCCTCGGTCACCTGGAACGAGGGCGAAGCCCGGGTACGTGACCTGGTCACCCGGCGCCCCAGCGACGAGGGCTTCGGCATCGGCCGTCACCGCCTGCTGGAGATCCTCGCCGCGCGGGCCCGCGCCCTGGGCGTACAGCTGGAGTTCGAGCACGAGATCACCGGCGACAACGTCCCCGAGGCCGACCTCGTCGTGGCCGGTGACGGCGTGCACAGCGCCCTGCGCACCCGGCACGCCGACCACTTCGGCGCCGAGACCAAGATGGGCCGCAACCGCTACATCTGGCTCGGCACCAGCAAGGTCTTCGACTCCTTCACCTTCGCCTTCGCCGAGACCGACCACGGCTGGATCTGGTGCTACGGCTACGCCTTCAGCCCCGAACGCAGCACCTGCGTCGTCGAATGCGCGCCGGAGACCTGGACCGGCCTCGGCCTGGACCGGGCCGACGAGGCCGACGGGATGGCCCTGCTGGAGAAGCTGTTCGCCGACATCCTCGACGGCCACCCGCTGATCGGCCGCTCCACCGGCTCGGGCGGCGCCCAGTGGCTCAGCTTCCGTACCCTGACCAACCAGACCTGGCAGCGGGACAACGTCGTCCTGCTCGGCGATGCGGCCCACACCACCCACTACTCCGTCGGCGCCGGCACCACCCTCGCCCTGGAGGACGCCATCGCCCTCGCCGACGCCCTGCGCGAGCCCCCGTCGCTGCCGCAGGCACTCGCCCGCTACGAGCGGCAGCGCAGGTCGGAACTGCTCTCCATTCAGAGCGCGGCCCGCTACAGCGCCCAGTGGTACGAGAACCTGCCGCGCTACATCGGCCTCCCGCCGGAGCAGATGTTCGCCCTGCTCGGCCAGCGGCACTCGCCACTGCTGCCCTACGTCCCACCGCAGCTGTACTACCGGATCGACAAGGCCGCCGGGCAGCTGGAGGCGCTGCGCAGGCTCAAGCGCTGGCTCGGCCCCAAGGTCGCGCGGACCGTGCACGCGCGCGAGCTGTCCGTACGGGCCTCGGATGCACGCGCTTCGGACGCCCGCACCTCGGACGCCCGCAAGTAG
- a CDS encoding SRPBCC family protein: MSQVEESIEVGVPVHTAYNQWTQFETFPEFMSGVERIEQRTATLTHWVTSVNGVHREFDAEITEQIPDERVAWTTIAGETQQAGAVTFHRLDEDHTKVMLQMDFHPDSITEKVGDKLGFVKRQTKGDLERFKTFIEERGRETGEWRGAVI; encoded by the coding sequence ATGTCGCAGGTCGAGGAATCCATCGAGGTCGGCGTGCCGGTGCACACCGCCTACAACCAGTGGACGCAGTTCGAGACTTTCCCGGAGTTCATGAGCGGGGTGGAGCGCATCGAGCAGCGCACCGCCACACTCACGCACTGGGTGACCAGCGTCAACGGAGTCCACAGGGAGTTCGACGCGGAGATCACCGAGCAGATCCCGGACGAGCGGGTCGCCTGGACCACGATCGCCGGCGAGACTCAGCAGGCCGGCGCGGTCACCTTCCACCGGCTCGACGAGGACCACACCAAGGTGATGCTGCAGATGGACTTCCATCCGGACAGCATCACCGAGAAGGTCGGCGACAAGCTCGGGTTCGTGAAGCGGCAGACCAAGGGCGACCTGGAGCGCTTCAAGACGTTCATCGAGGAGCGCGGCCGGGAGACCGGCGAGTGGCGCGGGGCGGTCATCTGA
- a CDS encoding ribonuclease H family protein has product MIGRMRERLVAACDGASKGNPGPAAWAWVVADETETPDRWEAGPLGKATNNVAELTALERLLSAVEPDVPLEIRMDSQYAMKAVTTWLPGWKRNGWKTSAGKPVANQDLVVRIDELLDGRSVEFRYVPAHQVDGDRLNDFADRAASQAAIVQEPASSALGSPVPPPSPDTPKADRPARAKSPKRSGGSSSRTIKAKFPGRCMCGRPYAAGEPIAKNAQGWGHPECRTEEAG; this is encoded by the coding sequence ATGATCGGGCGCATGCGTGAACGATTGGTGGCCGCGTGCGACGGGGCTTCGAAGGGAAATCCGGGACCCGCGGCCTGGGCCTGGGTCGTCGCCGACGAGACGGAGACGCCGGACCGCTGGGAGGCGGGGCCGCTCGGCAAGGCCACCAACAACGTCGCCGAACTCACCGCGCTGGAGCGGCTGTTGAGCGCCGTCGAACCGGATGTGCCGCTGGAGATCCGGATGGACTCGCAGTACGCGATGAAGGCCGTCACCACCTGGCTGCCCGGCTGGAAGCGCAACGGCTGGAAGACCTCCGCGGGCAAGCCGGTCGCCAACCAGGACCTCGTGGTCCGGATCGACGAACTGCTCGACGGGCGCTCCGTCGAGTTCCGATACGTCCCCGCCCACCAGGTCGACGGCGACAGGCTCAACGACTTCGCCGACCGCGCGGCCAGCCAGGCGGCGATCGTCCAGGAACCCGCGAGCAGCGCCCTCGGCTCCCCGGTGCCGCCACCGTCGCCGGACACCCCCAAAGCCGACCGCCCCGCCCGGGCCAAGTCGCCCAAGCGGAGCGGTGGTTCGTCCTCCCGCACGATCAAGGCCAAGTTCCCCGGCCGGTGCATGTGCGGACGCCCCTACGCGGCGGGCGAGCCCATCGCCAAGAACGCCCAGGGCTGGGGACACCCGGAGTGCCGTACGGAAGAGGCCGGTTAG
- a CDS encoding VOC family protein, protein MAVQPEGTPCWADAMFSDVEGAKSFYGDVLGWTFGESSSEYGNYTQAYADGKAVAAVVPPMPGQEGHSQWCLYLASPDAAATATRIREHGGEVLMEPMQVGDFGTMCLGRDPSGVVFGVWQGGTHEGFEAPPEQPGAFCWAEIYTREPEKSDTFFPAVFGYSSRQIQDDAMDFRMFNLGDNTVLGRMRMMDDFPPEVPAYINVYFTVDNCDDAVARATKLGAILRFGPMDSPFGRFAALSDPQGASFSVIDVTTTQGELPQVTDVP, encoded by the coding sequence ATGGCCGTACAACCTGAGGGAACCCCCTGCTGGGCCGACGCGATGTTCAGCGACGTCGAGGGAGCCAAGAGCTTCTACGGCGACGTCCTGGGCTGGACCTTCGGCGAGTCGTCGTCGGAGTACGGCAACTACACGCAGGCCTACGCGGACGGCAAGGCCGTCGCCGCCGTCGTACCGCCGATGCCCGGCCAGGAGGGCCACTCGCAGTGGTGCCTGTACCTCGCGTCGCCGGACGCCGCCGCCACCGCCACCAGGATCCGTGAACACGGCGGCGAAGTGCTCATGGAACCCATGCAGGTCGGCGACTTCGGCACGATGTGCCTGGGCCGCGACCCGAGCGGCGTCGTCTTCGGCGTCTGGCAGGGCGGCACCCACGAAGGCTTCGAGGCACCGCCCGAGCAGCCCGGGGCGTTCTGCTGGGCCGAGATCTACACCCGCGAGCCCGAGAAGTCCGACACGTTCTTCCCCGCCGTCTTCGGTTACAGCAGCCGGCAGATCCAGGACGACGCCATGGACTTCCGGATGTTCAACCTCGGCGACAACACCGTCCTCGGCCGGATGAGGATGATGGACGACTTCCCGCCCGAGGTGCCGGCGTACATCAACGTCTACTTCACCGTCGACAACTGCGACGACGCCGTCGCCCGCGCCACCAAGCTCGGCGCCATCCTGCGCTTCGGACCCATGGACTCACCCTTCGGCCGGTTCGCCGCCCTGAGCGACCCGCAGGGCGCGAGCTTCTCGGTGATCGACGTCACCACGACCCAGGGCGAACTGCCCCAGGTCACCGACGTGCCCTGA
- a CDS encoding SGNH/GDSL hydrolase family protein, with product MRRAWIVGVLTGLLLLGACSDPSDGPEVPPPAPDVSRAATTHQRAQPSPRTSAAVVAPRVLYLGDSIATEAQQVLGQELRRSLRATYTSAPYSGTTPCDYLEGTGKKSLVPDRDKAAALVRALHPDVVVLQFWGNAWGYTWCMDGISHAAAPRKYFSRYRADLRRLTEQIAAAGGERRPRIVWVAQGPDPMTPDRVRRVNELYEAQAAASGDVVADAGAAVAPAGSRYTWAQYLPCTAYEHEHPDYCTQPDRDRTAMHIDKDYLHFCLAPTTPTPKPCPVRSPGILRMAQEISRVVGSS from the coding sequence ATGCGGAGGGCGTGGATCGTGGGGGTGCTGACAGGACTTCTGCTGCTCGGGGCCTGCTCGGACCCCTCGGACGGGCCCGAGGTGCCACCGCCCGCTCCGGACGTCTCCCGGGCGGCCACCACACATCAGCGGGCGCAGCCCTCGCCGAGGACCTCTGCCGCGGTCGTCGCCCCGCGCGTGCTGTATCTCGGCGACTCGATCGCCACGGAGGCGCAGCAGGTCCTCGGCCAGGAGCTGCGCCGGAGCCTGCGGGCGACGTACACGAGCGCGCCCTACTCGGGCACCACTCCGTGCGACTACCTGGAGGGCACCGGCAAGAAGTCGCTGGTGCCCGACCGGGACAAGGCCGCCGCGCTGGTCCGGGCGCTGCACCCGGACGTCGTGGTGCTCCAGTTCTGGGGCAACGCGTGGGGATACACCTGGTGCATGGACGGGATCAGCCATGCCGCCGCGCCGCGGAAGTACTTCAGCAGATACCGGGCGGACCTGCGAAGGCTGACCGAGCAGATCGCGGCGGCGGGCGGCGAACGGCGCCCACGGATCGTGTGGGTGGCGCAGGGCCCGGACCCGATGACCCCCGACCGGGTCCGGCGCGTGAACGAGCTGTACGAGGCGCAGGCGGCCGCCTCGGGCGACGTCGTCGCCGACGCCGGTGCCGCGGTGGCCCCGGCCGGCTCCCGCTACACCTGGGCGCAGTACCTGCCGTGCACCGCCTACGAGCACGAGCACCCGGACTACTGCACCCAGCCGGACCGCGACCGCACGGCCATGCACATCGACAAGGACTACCTGCACTTCTGTCTGGCGCCCACGACACCCACGCCGAAGCCCTGTCCGGTCCGCTCCCCCGGCATCCTGCGGATGGCCCAGGAGATCTCGCGGGTGGTCGGGTCGTCCTGA